Proteins encoded within one genomic window of Sphingomonas cannabina:
- a CDS encoding glycosyl hydrolase 115 family protein, translating into MLNDLRLAKGQVVIIGAIGTSPVIDRLAAEGKLATSDLRGRWEAYRQVVVERPLPNIPRALVIVGSDRRGAVFGAYDLSAKIGVNPWNWWADIPVRKRDDLFLTAGSHTDQPKVRYRGFFINDEDPAFSGWAKKTFGGLNSAMYEHVFELVLRMKGNYLWPAMWGKAFAVDDPRNQALADQMGVVMGTSHHEPMMRAQAEWHRDTGSGVTGGKWDYAQNGANLRAFWRGAIERMASKPGGGTYESLVTIGMRGDGDEPMAEGTATRLLETIVADQRRIIADVTGKPAERTPQVWALYKEVQDYYDDGMTVPDDVILLFCDDNWGQIRRLPEKPDRRAGGYGVYYHFDYVGAPRNYKWINTNQIEKTWQQMDLAYRRGARSLWIVNVGDIKPMEFPLQFFMDMAWDPEAMTPAALAAYPERWAAAAFGPDHAQAIGRMVTRYGQLAARRKPELIDAASFDLGPASGKTLDGGEFGAMVAEWDALEREMLAVKASLPPEQRDAYFQLVEHPIAALGNLYRLYYAVAWNRRLAAAGDVRANAFADLAEAAYRRDGQLTHDYHALAGGKWDRMMSQIHIGYTNWQQPDTQKMPEVVRVPGGAPVQVPTIGRSEAGADPGIVAIEAPGFSRTVNGKGLTWTVIPHLGRTLGSVVALPQGRPATGFGDGVRLEYDVDLRQAGDGQVLLYLVPTLDTHGGKGLRIGVSVDDGPPQTLTFNPVPAAGGARSTEERAWVEAVKDNAVTVSARFPALSAGRHRVRVWRLDDNVVLQKLVIATRPVPPSYLGPVPTAASVRK; encoded by the coding sequence GTGCTGAACGACCTGCGGCTGGCCAAGGGACAGGTCGTGATCATCGGCGCGATCGGCACCAGCCCGGTCATCGACCGCCTTGCCGCGGAAGGGAAGCTGGCGACCTCCGATCTCCGCGGGCGGTGGGAAGCCTATCGCCAGGTGGTGGTGGAGCGGCCGCTGCCGAACATCCCGCGGGCGCTGGTGATCGTGGGGTCCGACCGTCGCGGCGCCGTGTTCGGGGCTTATGACCTTTCCGCGAAGATCGGCGTCAATCCCTGGAACTGGTGGGCGGATATCCCGGTCCGCAAGCGTGACGATCTCTTTCTTACGGCCGGTTCGCACACCGATCAGCCGAAGGTCCGCTACCGCGGCTTTTTCATCAACGACGAGGATCCGGCATTCAGCGGCTGGGCGAAGAAGACGTTCGGCGGCCTGAACTCAGCGATGTACGAGCATGTGTTCGAGCTCGTCCTCAGGATGAAGGGCAATTATCTCTGGCCGGCGATGTGGGGGAAGGCATTCGCCGTCGACGATCCGCGGAACCAGGCGCTCGCCGATCAGATGGGGGTGGTGATGGGGACCTCCCATCACGAGCCGATGATGCGGGCACAGGCCGAATGGCACCGTGACACCGGCAGCGGCGTTACCGGCGGCAAGTGGGATTATGCGCAGAACGGCGCCAACCTCCGCGCCTTCTGGCGGGGGGCGATCGAGCGGATGGCGTCCAAGCCCGGCGGCGGGACCTACGAAAGCCTGGTGACGATCGGGATGCGCGGCGACGGCGACGAGCCGATGGCCGAGGGCACCGCGACGCGTCTTCTGGAAACCATCGTCGCCGATCAGCGCAGGATCATCGCCGACGTGACCGGCAAGCCCGCCGAGCGGACGCCGCAGGTGTGGGCGCTGTATAAGGAGGTGCAGGACTATTACGACGACGGGATGACCGTCCCGGACGACGTCATCCTGCTGTTCTGCGATGACAATTGGGGACAGATCAGAAGGCTGCCGGAGAAGCCGGATCGACGCGCGGGCGGTTACGGCGTCTATTACCATTTCGACTATGTCGGCGCTCCACGAAACTACAAGTGGATCAACACCAATCAGATAGAGAAGACCTGGCAGCAGATGGACCTCGCCTATCGGCGAGGCGCGCGCAGCCTGTGGATCGTCAACGTCGGCGACATCAAGCCGATGGAGTTCCCGCTGCAGTTCTTCATGGACATGGCCTGGGACCCGGAAGCGATGACGCCCGCGGCGCTCGCGGCCTATCCGGAGCGGTGGGCCGCCGCCGCGTTCGGCCCCGACCATGCGCAGGCGATCGGGCGGATGGTGACGCGCTACGGACAGCTTGCGGCGCGGCGCAAGCCGGAGCTCATCGACGCGGCGAGCTTCGATCTCGGGCCGGCGTCGGGCAAGACGCTCGACGGCGGCGAATTCGGCGCGATGGTCGCCGAATGGGATGCGCTGGAGCGTGAGATGCTGGCGGTGAAGGCCTCGCTGCCGCCCGAGCAGCGCGACGCCTATTTCCAGCTGGTCGAGCATCCGATCGCCGCACTCGGCAATCTCTACCGCCTCTATTATGCGGTGGCGTGGAACCGGCGGCTGGCTGCGGCCGGGGACGTTAGGGCCAACGCCTTCGCCGACCTGGCCGAGGCTGCGTACCGGCGCGACGGGCAACTGACCCACGACTATCATGCTCTCGCCGGCGGCAAGTGGGACAGGATGATGTCCCAGATCCATATCGGCTACACGAACTGGCAGCAGCCCGATACACAGAAGATGCCGGAGGTGGTCCGCGTGCCCGGCGGCGCGCCCGTCCAGGTTCCGACGATCGGGCGATCGGAAGCCGGCGCCGATCCGGGGATCGTCGCGATCGAGGCCCCGGGCTTCAGCCGGACCGTCAACGGGAAAGGGCTGACCTGGACCGTCATTCCGCATCTCGGACGGACGCTCGGATCGGTGGTGGCCTTGCCGCAGGGGCGGCCCGCGACCGGCTTCGGCGATGGCGTGCGGCTCGAATATGATGTCGACCTGCGGCAGGCGGGCGACGGGCAGGTGCTGCTCTATCTGGTCCCGACCCTGGACACGCACGGTGGGAAGGGGCTCAGGATCGGCGTCTCCGTCGACGACGGTCCGCCGCAGACGCTGACCTTCAATCCGGTGCCGGCGGCCGGCGGCGCGCGTTCGACGGAGGAGCGAGCCTGGGTCGAGGCAGTCAAGGACAACGCCGTCACCGTCAGCGCCAGATTTCCCGCGCTGTCGGCCGGACGGCATCGCGTCAGGGTCTGGCGCCTGGACGACAATGTGGTCCTCCAGAAGCTGGTGATCGCCACCCGTCCCGTTCCGCCGTCCTATCTGGGGCCGGTGCCCACCGCCGCTTCGGTGCGCAAGTGA
- a CDS encoding endo-1,4-beta-xylanase: MSAPIAPLLSRRDVIAGCAALGLATAADAAGEPGLAEVAARRGILFGSAVAWGGQGSDTGSFANPRYAALLERDCAVLVPENELKWQATRPGPRLFDFARMDAIADYATDRHMRLRGHTLFWVPPQWYPDWLRDHDFGSRPAQAVEAMLVEHVRTVCARYGSRIFSYDVVNEAIQPETGAIRDTVVTKALGGEAMLDLLFHSARAEAPHAQLVYNDYMSWERGTEDESHIRGVLKLLEGFRKRNTPVDALGVQSHIRLLKSDPVAAIVKESAGPWRRFLDEVVAMGFDLVITEFDVNDRKAPADIAARDGAVADYAQAYLDIMFSYPQLREMLVWGLSDRYSWLEGFDPRADKLPKRGLPYDREFRAKPLRSAIARALAGAPRREPLRPAG; encoded by the coding sequence GTGAGCGCGCCGATAGCTCCGCTGCTGAGCCGGCGTGACGTGATCGCCGGCTGTGCCGCGCTGGGGCTCGCCACCGCGGCGGATGCTGCGGGCGAGCCGGGCCTGGCGGAGGTCGCCGCGCGCAGGGGCATCCTGTTCGGGTCGGCAGTCGCCTGGGGAGGGCAGGGGAGCGATACCGGCTCCTTCGCCAATCCGCGCTATGCCGCCCTGCTCGAGCGCGATTGCGCGGTGCTGGTGCCCGAGAACGAGCTGAAGTGGCAGGCCACGCGGCCCGGGCCGCGGCTTTTCGACTTCGCGCGCATGGATGCGATCGCCGATTATGCGACGGATCGCCATATGCGCCTTCGCGGCCATACGCTGTTCTGGGTGCCGCCGCAGTGGTACCCGGACTGGCTGCGCGACCATGATTTCGGGAGCCGCCCCGCGCAAGCGGTCGAGGCGATGCTGGTCGAGCATGTGCGGACGGTCTGCGCCCGCTACGGCAGCCGCATCTTCTCCTACGACGTGGTCAACGAGGCGATCCAGCCGGAGACCGGGGCGATCCGCGATACCGTCGTGACCAAAGCGCTCGGCGGCGAGGCGATGCTCGACCTCCTGTTCCACAGCGCCCGCGCCGAGGCGCCGCACGCACAGCTGGTCTACAACGACTATATGAGCTGGGAGCGGGGCACCGAGGACGAGAGCCATATCCGGGGTGTGCTCAAGCTGCTCGAGGGGTTTCGCAAGCGGAACACGCCGGTCGACGCATTGGGTGTCCAGTCGCATATCCGGTTGCTCAAATCCGATCCGGTTGCAGCCATCGTCAAGGAATCGGCGGGGCCGTGGCGCCGCTTTCTGGACGAGGTCGTCGCGATGGGCTTCGATCTCGTCATCACCGAATTCGACGTCAATGATCGGAAGGCCCCGGCCGACATCGCCGCGCGGGACGGCGCGGTCGCGGACTATGCTCAAGCCTATCTCGACATCATGTTCAGCTATCCCCAGCTGCGCGAGATGCTCGTCTGGGGCCTGAGCGATCGCTATAGCTGGCTGGAAGGCTTCGATCCGCGCGCCGACAAGCTGCCCAAGCGCGGCCTGCCCTATGATCGGGAATTCCGCGCCAAGCCGCTCCGCTCCGCCATCGCCCGCGCGCTTGCGGGAGCGCCCCGGCGGGAACCGCTGAGGCCGGCGGGCTGA
- a CDS encoding TonB-dependent receptor, whose protein sequence is MASPASPPAPPAQYQAVPGDASDSENRADDIIVTGYARSLEDSANAKKNATNFTDSIFAEDIGKFPDLNLAESLQRLPGVQIDRDTSGEGTYINVRGLSAGFTVLTVNGFAISTSANGSNEGRGSSLDILPSELFRRLTLSKSPIASAVEGGTAGSVDMQPIGPFDRKGFHVSIQAQGSYQDADKTTTPRIAGIVSNTFMDTPIGDFGIVVAGAYAKRNYRSEIFNTVGYTTMSLGSACPTTRAGCNSLTIDPSSLPANNVDNRTSGYGGGGGATLTRVPSNVPPELGLPAAGSPLVQCGNGVPGGTSGMSCQDLSYVIVPRLVRAEQVVGSRDRKAGMLNFEWRPVDGVSLRVDSILSESNNNFGQHDVMMVVRSYNNNIPIDFEADENNVLTSGTFGNAYFLNQSTDAQTYTRLFYRSAQLDWEINKDFRVSVAGMVNTGKFKNDSLQYTLQSAPGQVQPVVYAPGQTAPAGGGPASNLTPLNTGQYVNYSYTPGDLTPRISSNIDLANYTGWYWNSIQIAPNRQDLKQKAGRIDFAGGDANRFQVSAGMMVSSFERNITSWNVSDCAFRNNCTSQFTSQETSVLGAVPNSAIPQFLTNLPASGLFKNAPFDAGFNGGWQVLDFAKMRNAVDFDYYINQTNPGDQPGNYLNTYSPRVLTEDTWSNYLMVDGRQDVFGGELRYNAGVRYTRTTQTVAGIVNDFLVGGGTRTAPFTKSSGSKWLPSANFAYLATNSLVFRGAAARTVTRPNPQDLAPTFGLSLDGDVFTRGNPSLRPFYADNFDVGIEWYPRSRTVLTFNLWWKNVHDYPATIDTATPFAETGLVFSRLSQRQQTGISNLGNGDPNAARIIVRQKLNSDVTVNLFGQEFQWIQPLDFLVKGVGFNANVTHISQKLSGTVPKNFNPKSLIAGLAPWTYNGTIYYETKGGFSARLSYTHRDENLNTVCPCNNVPGDLYSIATDYMDAQISFPLPWYTNLKITLQAQNLLQQVQLNRYENRESQPDGATYAGRNFLIGARLNF, encoded by the coding sequence GTGGCCAGCCCGGCATCCCCGCCGGCACCACCCGCGCAATATCAGGCTGTGCCGGGGGATGCGTCCGACTCCGAGAACCGGGCCGACGACATCATCGTCACCGGCTATGCGAGGTCGCTCGAGGATTCGGCGAACGCGAAGAAGAACGCCACCAACTTCACCGATTCGATCTTCGCCGAGGACATCGGCAAGTTCCCCGACCTCAACCTCGCCGAATCGCTGCAGCGCCTGCCGGGCGTGCAGATCGATCGCGATACGTCGGGCGAGGGGACCTACATCAACGTGCGCGGCCTCAGCGCGGGCTTCACCGTGCTGACGGTCAACGGCTTCGCGATCAGTACCTCGGCCAACGGCTCCAACGAAGGCCGCGGGTCGAGCCTCGACATCCTGCCGTCGGAGCTGTTCCGCCGCCTGACGCTCAGCAAGTCGCCGATCGCCAGCGCGGTCGAGGGCGGCACCGCCGGATCGGTCGACATGCAGCCGATCGGTCCGTTCGACCGCAAGGGCTTCCACGTCAGCATCCAGGCGCAGGGCTCGTATCAGGACGCCGACAAGACCACGACCCCGCGCATCGCCGGGATCGTCAGCAACACGTTCATGGATACGCCGATCGGCGACTTCGGCATCGTCGTCGCCGGCGCCTATGCCAAGCGCAACTATCGCAGCGAGATCTTCAACACCGTCGGCTATACGACGATGAGCCTCGGGTCGGCCTGTCCCACTACGCGTGCGGGCTGCAACTCGCTGACGATCGATCCGAGCAGCCTTCCCGCGAACAACGTCGACAACCGGACGTCGGGCTATGGCGGCGGCGGCGGCGCCACGCTGACCCGCGTGCCGAGCAACGTGCCGCCCGAGCTCGGCCTGCCCGCCGCGGGGTCGCCGCTCGTCCAGTGCGGGAACGGCGTGCCGGGCGGTACGTCGGGCATGTCGTGCCAGGACCTGAGCTATGTGATCGTCCCGCGCCTCGTGCGTGCGGAGCAGGTCGTCGGCTCGCGGGACCGGAAGGCCGGTATGCTCAATTTCGAGTGGCGGCCGGTCGATGGTGTGAGCCTCAGGGTCGATTCGATCCTGAGCGAGTCGAACAATAATTTCGGCCAGCACGACGTGATGATGGTCGTGCGCAGCTACAACAACAACATCCCGATCGACTTCGAGGCGGACGAGAACAACGTCCTCACCTCGGGCACCTTCGGCAATGCCTATTTCCTCAACCAGAGCACCGACGCCCAGACCTATACGCGGCTGTTCTACCGTTCCGCGCAGCTGGATTGGGAGATCAACAAGGACTTCCGCGTCTCGGTCGCCGGCATGGTCAACACCGGCAAGTTCAAGAACGATTCGCTCCAATACACGCTGCAGTCGGCGCCGGGGCAGGTGCAGCCGGTCGTCTACGCGCCCGGGCAGACCGCGCCGGCCGGCGGCGGTCCTGCATCGAACCTCACGCCGCTGAACACCGGGCAATATGTCAATTACAGCTACACCCCGGGCGACCTCACGCCCCGGATCTCGTCGAACATCGACCTGGCGAACTACACCGGCTGGTACTGGAACAGCATCCAGATCGCGCCGAACCGGCAGGACCTGAAGCAGAAGGCCGGCCGCATCGACTTCGCCGGCGGCGACGCCAACCGCTTCCAGGTGTCGGCGGGCATGATGGTCTCGAGCTTCGAGCGGAACATCACCAGCTGGAACGTGTCCGATTGCGCGTTCCGCAACAACTGCACGTCGCAGTTCACGTCGCAGGAGACCTCGGTGCTCGGCGCGGTGCCGAACTCTGCGATCCCGCAGTTCCTGACCAACCTGCCGGCGAGCGGCCTGTTCAAGAATGCGCCGTTCGACGCGGGCTTCAACGGCGGCTGGCAGGTCCTCGACTTCGCCAAGATGCGCAATGCGGTCGATTTCGATTATTACATCAACCAGACCAATCCGGGCGACCAGCCGGGCAACTATCTCAACACCTATTCGCCGCGGGTGCTGACCGAGGATACCTGGTCGAACTATCTGATGGTCGACGGCCGGCAGGACGTCTTCGGGGGAGAGCTGCGCTACAATGCCGGCGTGCGCTACACCCGCACGACCCAGACCGTCGCCGGCATCGTCAACGACTTCCTGGTGGGCGGCGGCACGCGGACCGCGCCCTTTACCAAGAGCAGCGGTTCCAAATGGCTGCCGAGCGCCAACTTCGCCTATCTGGCGACCAACTCGCTGGTGTTCCGCGGCGCCGCCGCGCGGACCGTGACGCGGCCCAATCCGCAGGACCTGGCGCCGACCTTCGGCCTCAGCCTGGACGGCGACGTCTTCACGAGGGGCAACCCCAGCCTGCGCCCCTTCTATGCCGACAATTTCGATGTCGGCATCGAATGGTATCCGCGGTCCAGGACCGTGCTGACGTTCAACCTGTGGTGGAAGAACGTCCACGACTATCCCGCGACGATCGACACCGCGACGCCGTTCGCCGAAACCGGCCTCGTCTTCAGCCGCCTGAGCCAGCGTCAGCAGACCGGCATCAGCAACCTCGGCAACGGCGACCCGAACGCAGCGCGCATCATCGTGCGTCAGAAGCTCAACTCGGACGTCACGGTGAACCTGTTCGGGCAGGAGTTCCAGTGGATCCAGCCGCTCGATTTCCTGGTGAAGGGGGTCGGCTTCAATGCGAACGTGACGCATATCTCGCAGAAGCTGTCGGGCACGGTGCCCAAGAACTTCAATCCCAAGTCGCTGATCGCAGGGCTCGCGCCGTGGACCTACAACGGCACGATCTATTACGAGACCAAGGGCGGGTTCTCCGCGCGGCTTTCCTACACGCACCGCGACGAGAATCTGAACACCGTCTGCCCGTGCAACAACGTGCCCGGCGATCTCTACTCGATCGCGACGGACTATATGGATGCGCAGATCAGCTTTCCGCTGCCGTGGTACACGAACCTCAAGATCACGCTCCAGGCGCAGAACCTGCTCCAGCAGGTCCAGCTGAACCGGTACGAGAACCGTGAATCCCAGCCGGACGGCGCGACCTATGCCGGCCGCAATTTCCTGATCGGCGCGCGGCTCAATTTCTGA
- a CDS encoding FadR/GntR family transcriptional regulator, with protein MRQERLYEHVKKEIAAKIAAHEYPVGSKLPSERLLSQAYAVSRPTIREALIALELDGQVEVRHGYGIIVTSASPAGGKANEADVGPFELLEARRAIEAETCALAAQHADAEDVRALEALLEEMVSTLGDFPTCEDADRRFHLAIARASRNSAFEAVVEQLWDMRDRSAQYRLVTEKARAAGVAPVVEEHRQILAAITSGDPDQARACMRSHINRVLRDLLHATEVHEIEQVRARLMADRRRYADSLEEAVDLPER; from the coding sequence GTGCGCCAGGAACGGCTTTACGAGCATGTGAAGAAGGAAATCGCCGCGAAGATCGCGGCGCACGAATATCCGGTGGGGTCGAAACTCCCCTCCGAGCGATTGCTCTCGCAGGCCTATGCGGTGTCCCGGCCGACCATCCGCGAGGCGCTCATCGCGCTCGAGCTGGACGGCCAGGTCGAGGTCCGTCACGGTTACGGCATCATCGTCACCTCCGCCTCGCCGGCGGGCGGCAAGGCCAATGAGGCCGATGTCGGGCCGTTCGAGCTGCTGGAGGCACGGCGGGCGATCGAGGCGGAAACCTGCGCCCTCGCGGCCCAGCACGCGGATGCCGAGGACGTGAGGGCGCTGGAGGCACTTCTCGAGGAGATGGTCTCGACGCTGGGCGATTTCCCGACGTGCGAAGACGCGGATCGGCGCTTCCACCTCGCGATCGCCAGAGCGTCGCGCAACAGCGCGTTCGAGGCGGTGGTCGAGCAATTGTGGGACATGCGCGACCGATCGGCGCAGTATCGGCTGGTGACGGAGAAGGCGCGGGCGGCCGGGGTCGCTCCCGTGGTCGAGGAGCATCGTCAGATTCTCGCGGCGATAACGTCGGGCGACCCGGACCAGGCGCGGGCATGCATGCGAAGCCACATCAACCGGGTATTGCGCGACCTGCTCCACGCGACCGAAGTTCATGAGATCGAGCAGGTGCGGGCGCGCCTCATGGCCGATCGCCGCCGCTATGCGGATTCGCTTGAAGAGGCGGTTGACCTGCCCGAGCGGTGA
- a CDS encoding helix-turn-helix domain-containing protein, with protein MIGTEQHQAVANGAAREDGRAVLATLTPTQIKVLQGVRSGLLNKQIAFDLGIAEATVKAHMTALMRKLNVRNRTQVAIAAQTMGYGQRSLAQ; from the coding sequence ATGATCGGAACCGAGCAGCATCAGGCAGTGGCCAACGGCGCGGCGCGCGAGGATGGCCGGGCCGTCCTTGCCACGCTCACTCCCACCCAGATCAAGGTGCTTCAGGGCGTCCGTTCCGGCCTGCTCAACAAGCAGATCGCGTTCGATCTCGGTATCGCCGAAGCGACGGTGAAGGCGCACATGACCGCGCTGATGCGCAAGCTCAACGTGCGTAACCGCACCCAGGTCGCGATCGCGGCGCAGACGATGGGCTACGGGCAGCGTTCGCTCGCCCAGTAA
- a CDS encoding GntT/GntP/DsdX family permease, whose translation MTFADYRLVLAAVLGIALSILLIIRGRFHPFVGLLCGAFAVGLLAGMPIGDTAKAVQKGAGDILGGTGLVVALGLALGAMLQLSDGAAGLARAALRWSGVAGAPWASLFAALVIGLPLFFETGLVLLLPIVATAAAALPQGANGDAAKLRLMLPALAGLSVVHALVPPHPGPLLAVEALGASLGRTIVYGLIIALPVAVLSGPVLARLTARGVTLGPPALEPVRVEMESPSLWRAFVVVLMPVVLIAVGQVGALLPAGVAPRFAWLGAASNPIAALLIACLLALPLLFGRRLIEPRIQEAIWIETMKPAGTILLAIGAGGALKQVLVSAGLSDMLVRVAAGGAVSPLVLAWLIAVFIRLATGSATVATITAAGVMPGLVAASGVSPEWTVLAIGAGSVFFSHVNDPGFWLVKGYLGTDMPGTFRTWSVLETVISVAGLLLVLAASSVF comes from the coding sequence ATGACCTTCGCCGACTATCGCCTCGTCCTTGCCGCTGTTCTGGGCATCGCGCTGTCGATCCTGCTGATCATAAGGGGCCGCTTCCATCCGTTCGTCGGGCTGCTGTGCGGCGCCTTCGCGGTCGGTCTGCTCGCCGGGATGCCGATCGGCGACACGGCCAAGGCGGTGCAGAAGGGCGCCGGCGACATCCTGGGCGGAACCGGCCTGGTGGTCGCGCTGGGGCTGGCGCTCGGCGCGATGCTGCAGCTGTCGGACGGTGCCGCCGGGCTCGCCCGCGCGGCGCTGCGCTGGTCGGGCGTCGCCGGAGCGCCCTGGGCGAGCCTGTTCGCCGCGCTGGTGATCGGCCTGCCGCTGTTCTTCGAGACCGGGCTGGTGCTGCTGCTCCCCATCGTCGCCACCGCCGCGGCGGCGCTGCCGCAGGGCGCGAACGGCGATGCGGCCAAGCTCCGCCTGATGCTGCCCGCGCTCGCCGGCCTGTCGGTGGTGCACGCGCTGGTGCCGCCGCACCCGGGGCCGCTGCTCGCGGTCGAAGCGCTGGGTGCGAGCCTTGGCCGGACGATCGTTTACGGCCTGATCATCGCGTTGCCGGTCGCCGTGCTCTCCGGACCGGTGCTCGCGCGCCTTACCGCGCGCGGCGTGACGCTCGGGCCGCCCGCGCTCGAGCCGGTGCGAGTGGAGATGGAGAGCCCATCGTTGTGGCGGGCGTTCGTGGTCGTGCTGATGCCGGTCGTGCTGATCGCGGTGGGCCAGGTCGGGGCGCTGCTGCCCGCCGGCGTCGCGCCGCGCTTCGCCTGGCTCGGCGCGGCGAGCAACCCGATCGCGGCGCTGCTGATCGCCTGTCTTCTCGCGCTTCCCCTCCTGTTCGGCCGCCGGCTGATCGAGCCGCGGATCCAGGAGGCGATCTGGATCGAGACGATGAAGCCCGCCGGCACGATCCTGCTCGCGATCGGCGCGGGCGGCGCGCTCAAGCAGGTGCTGGTGAGTGCCGGCCTGTCCGACATGCTCGTGCGCGTGGCGGCGGGCGGTGCGGTCTCGCCGCTGGTGCTCGCCTGGCTGATCGCGGTGTTCATCCGGCTGGCGACGGGATCGGCGACAGTGGCGACGATCACCGCGGCGGGCGTCATGCCCGGGTTGGTGGCGGCGTCGGGCGTGTCGCCCGAATGGACCGTGCTTGCGATCGGCGCCGGCTCGGTCTTCTTCTCGCACGTCAACGATCCGGGATTCTGGCTGGTGAAGGGTTATCTGGGCACGGACATGCCCGGCACGTTCCGGACCTGGTCGGTACTCGAGACCGTCATCTCGGTGGCGGGATTGCTGCTGGTCCTGGCCGCCAGCAGCGTGTTCTAG
- a CDS encoding FadR/GntR family transcriptional regulator: protein MSEGRAADRAYTGIVEMINAEGLGIGDRLPSEAGLAEMFGVSRTIVREALVRLASDGITEARRGAGSFVKSRPSDRLVAFMPLTELSSTLGSYEVRFVLEAEAARLAAMRRSAEDLAEIEDGLVRLREALLSSAPAHAEDMDLHRRIARATANPAFVVAFDALSEETDRIMRAGVDISRSRPPEVIGAMMREHEMIVDAIRAQDADGAALAMRWHLSEGRKRLMP from the coding sequence ATGAGCGAGGGACGGGCGGCGGATCGCGCCTATACGGGCATCGTCGAGATGATCAATGCCGAGGGTCTCGGCATCGGCGACCGGCTGCCCTCGGAGGCGGGGCTCGCCGAGATGTTCGGCGTGTCGCGCACGATCGTCCGCGAGGCGCTGGTCCGTCTCGCCTCCGACGGGATCACCGAAGCGCGGCGCGGCGCAGGGTCGTTCGTGAAGAGCCGGCCGTCCGACCGGCTGGTCGCCTTCATGCCGCTCACCGAGCTGTCGTCGACGCTCGGCAGCTACGAGGTCCGCTTCGTGCTGGAGGCGGAGGCGGCACGGCTGGCGGCGATGCGGCGCTCCGCCGAGGACCTTGCCGAGATCGAGGATGGGCTGGTGCGGCTGCGCGAGGCGCTGCTGTCGAGCGCGCCGGCCCATGCCGAGGACATGGACCTGCATCGCCGGATCGCGCGGGCGACCGCCAATCCGGCCTTCGTGGTCGCCTTCGACGCCCTGTCGGAGGAAACGGATCGCATCATGCGCGCCGGGGTGGACATCTCGCGCTCGCGGCCGCCCGAGGTGATCGGCGCGATGATGCGCGAGCATGAGATGATCGTCGACGCGATCCGAGCGCAGGACGCCGACGGCGCCGCGCTGGCGATGCGGTGGCACCTCTCCGAAGGGCGCAAGCGGCTGATGCCATAG
- a CDS encoding gluconokinase — MKAPAIVVMGVSGCGKSTLGALLARTLGCPFLEGDQFHDEAAVAKMRAGQPLSDEDRRPWLDRVGQAIGAAVRSDGVAVAACSALRRRYRDQLREAIGVPARFVLLDSGRDELMRRLLNRPHHYMPASLLDSQLATLERPDPDEAAIALDACAAPEQLRDTALAWLRGERETP; from the coding sequence ATGAAGGCGCCGGCCATCGTCGTGATGGGCGTGAGCGGCTGCGGCAAGTCGACGCTCGGCGCGCTGCTCGCCCGCACGCTGGGCTGCCCGTTCCTCGAGGGCGACCAGTTCCACGACGAGGCCGCGGTCGCCAAGATGCGGGCCGGCCAGCCGCTGTCCGACGAGGATCGCCGGCCGTGGCTCGACCGGGTCGGACAGGCGATCGGCGCGGCGGTGCGGTCGGACGGCGTCGCCGTCGCGGCCTGCTCGGCGCTGCGGCGGCGGTATCGAGACCAGCTCCGGGAAGCGATCGGAGTGCCGGCGCGGTTCGTGCTGCTCGATAGCGGCCGGGACGAGTTGATGCGCCGGCTCCTCAATCGTCCTCACCACTATATGCCGGCGAGCCTGCTCGACAGCCAGCTCGCGACCCTCGAGCGCCCCGATCCCGACGAAGCGGCGATCGCGCTCGACGCCTGCGCCGCGCCCGAGCAGCTCCGCGATACCGCGCTGGCCTGGCTGCGCGGCGAACGGGAGACGCCTTAG